One Calliopsis andreniformis isolate RMS-2024a chromosome 9, iyCalAndr_principal, whole genome shotgun sequence genomic window carries:
- the Sply gene encoding sphingosine-1-phosphate lyase — MCSLGTHCMKEFLNNHFQGKEPWQIVTITSTTVLATVWLWNFIFQDESLIERGKKQIFRLRNYIPAIRDRVNKELDEINATFQRDALERMKDVPFVVRLPNNGLEPNEVLEKVKQCVQLGEYDWKNGKVSGAVYRVDTALLQLMGDIYGIASYTNPLHPDVFPGICKLEAEVVRIACNLFHGDENSCGTMTTGGTESILLACKAYRDYARHVKGIKYPDMVIPVTAHSAFDKAAQYLKIKVRLVPVNPHSYTVSIKDMKRAITRNTIMLVGSTPNFPYGTMDNIEAISELGVKYNIPVHVDACLGGFLLCFMPDAGFHAAPFDFKLPGVTSISADTHKYGYAPKGSSIILYRSKQYRHHQYTISTDWPGGIYGSPTVNGSRAGGIIASCWATLMYFGHFEYVVATKKIIETTKYITQRLRKMDGIFIFGTPATSVIALGSNDFHIYRLSEALNAKGWNLNTLQFPCGIHICVTYVHTQPGVADQFLDDVRTELDKILETPETIAEGKLAIYGMSQSIPDRSIVSDFTRCFLDSMYYIPEYEIVAP; from the exons atgtgCAGTCTGGGTACACATTGCATGAAAGAATTTCTGAATAACCACTTCCAAGGAAAAGAACCATGGCAAATTGTAACTATAACAAGTACAACTGTCCTTGCCACGGTTTGGTTGTGGAACTTTATTTTCCAAGATGAGA GTCTTATTGAACGAGGGAAAAAACAAATATTCAGATTAAGAAATTATATACCAGCCATCAGAGACAGAGTTAATAAAGAATTGGACGAGATTAATGCAACATTCCAACGAGATGCTTTGGAGAGAATGAAAGACGTGCCATTTGTTGTGAGGCTTCCAAACAATGGTTTGGAACCAAACGAAGTATTAGAGAAAGTAAAACAATGCGTTCAATTAG GTGAGTATGATTGGAAGAATGGTAAAGTATCTGGAGCTGTATATAGAGTTGATACTGCACTGTTACAATTAATGGGAGATATTTATGGAATTGCATCGTACACAAACCCTTTGCACCCTGATGTTTTTCCTGGTATATGTAAATTGGAAGCAGAAGTAGTTAGAATAGCTTGCAATTTATTTCATGGTGATGAGAATTCTTGTGGCACa ATGACTACTGGTGGAACAGAATCAATTTTGCTAGCATGTAAAGCATACAGAGACTATGCGAGACATGTGAAAGGTATTAAATATCCAGACATGGTAATACCTGTAACAGCACATTCTGCTTTCGACAAGGCTGCTCAGTACTTAAAAATTAAGGTACGATTAGTACCAGTTAATCCACACAGCTACACTGTTTCTATCAAAGATATGAAGAGAGCTATTAcaagaaatacaataatg tTAGTAGGATCAACTCCCAATTTCCCATATGGAACAATGGACAATATTGAAGCAATTTCAGAGTTAggagtaaagtacaatataccaGTTCATGTTGATGCTTGTCTTGGGGGATTTTTACTTTGTTTTATGCCCGATGCAGGTTTCCATGCTGCCCCCTTTGATTTTAAATTACCTGGCGTTACAAGTATATCAGCTGATACACATAAG tatGGATATGCTCCAAAAGGTTCCTCAATTATTCTGTATAGAAGTAAACAGTACAGACACCATCAGTATACTATATCAACTGATTGGCCTGGTGGCATTTATGGATCCCCAACAGTGAATGGCTCAAGAGCTGGTGGAATTATAGCGTCATGTTGGGCTACATTAATGTATTTCGGCCATTTTGAATACGTAGTTGCAACAAAGAAAATTATAGAAACCACCAAATACATTACACAAAG GTTGAGAAAGATGGACGGAATTTTCATTTTTGGTACGCCAGCTACTTCAGTTATTGCACTGGGATCAAACGATTTCCATATTTATAGACTGTCGGAAGCTTTGAATGCAAAAGGATGGAATTTAAATACACTTCAATTCCCTTGTGGTATACATATTTGTGTTACCTATGTTCACACTCAACCTGGTGTGGCAGATCAATTTTTGGATGATGTTAGAACGGAATTGGATAAAATTCTGGAAACACCCGAAACTATCGCTGAAGGAAAA